CCCGGCACCCAGGTGCTGAAGTTGACGATCCCCGAGTCCTACCGCGACGATCCGGCGCTGGTCCGCACGGTCGACGAGATCCACGCCGACCTGTTCTGGCATGGCCCGGGCAAGCTCACCGTCGGTGATTGTCTGCCCACCCCCGTCGCCACACCGGCTACCGTGGCGCCCGACGCCACGCTGCTGGAGATCGCGACGATCATGGCGAACAAGCGCAGCCCGCTGATCGCCGTCGTCGACCGCCATGGCAAGCTCACCGGCGCAGTCACCCTGGAGCGGCTACTGACCAGTCTGGCCGTCGCCGGGCCGGGCGACTGATCCCCCGGTTGCCGGCCCGTGCTGGCCCCGGTTCTGGCGCTGACGATTTTCGTCGTCGCCTTCTGGTTCATCGCCA
This genomic window from Mycolicibacterium goodii contains:
- a CDS encoding CBS domain-containing protein; translated protein: MQAHEIAVHPPTVRIDDPVSKAVQLMVVNRLPGLVVVDDNDRPVAVLPGTQVLKLTIPESYRDDPALVRTVDEIHADLFWHGPGKLTVGDCLPTPVATPATVAPDATLLEIATIMANKRSPLIAVVDRHGKLTGAVTLERLLTSLAVAGPGD